From a single Desulfurella sp. genomic region:
- a CDS encoding glycerophosphodiester phosphodiesterase, with protein sequence MHRANNKRLIKRALSIKVPYIEVDVDRDKSSKLILNHGPDYKFPQNIPNKIRAFLINVIVNRDPIFNALTLQEFMKLYSSEIGIWLDIKTKISEELIKTLSKYKTAKPLIISTGYYDEIRRYKQSLSNAIIFLGNVDYHPPTPISLVNMIRDSEADGISINHNYITRELVDYLHMNNYYVAAWTVNDSRRAIELIKLNVDIIITDIPEIILRIIHGVN encoded by the coding sequence ATGCATAGAGCTAATAATAAACGATTAATTAAAAGGGCATTAAGTATTAAAGTACCTTATATAGAAGTCGATGTTGATCGAGATAAAAGTAGTAAGTTAATACTTAATCACGGGCCCGATTATAAATTTCCGCAAAATATTCCGAATAAAATAAGAGCATTTTTAATAAATGTAATAGTAAATAGAGACCCTATATTTAATGCACTTACTTTGCAGGAATTTATGAAATTATATTCAAGTGAAATAGGTATTTGGCTGGACATAAAGACAAAAATTTCTGAGGAATTGATTAAAACATTATCAAAATACAAAACAGCAAAACCATTAATAATATCTACAGGGTATTATGATGAAATACGAAGGTATAAACAATCGTTATCAAACGCTATAATATTTTTAGGAAATGTCGATTATCATCCTCCCACCCCCATATCGTTAGTTAACATGATAAGGGATTCCGAGGCGGATGGAATATCTATAAATCATAATTACATTACTAGAGAACTTGTTGATTATTTGCATATGAATAATTATTATGTAGCAGCGTGGACTGTTAATGATTCAAGAAGGGCAATTGAATTAATTAAACTGAATGTTGATATCATTATTACAGACATACCCGAAATAATACTAAGAATAATACATGGTGTAAATTGA
- a CDS encoding HAD family hydrolase, which produces MSIRNIKAIFFDYDDTLVLVKDARRDALNNIARILSEKYSLNLDTVINTLLRIEQKMEISGIFNRDLWWREALTQFNITHVPTYELEKLTEIYWNTWAHKTLPQQYALETLYELKRCGYILGLIANTDGKPGLKIKRLEKGPIPLSLFNLIIIAGDDTKEIKPSPEPFIVALNRLNLRGDECMYVGDKAYSDVPGAKAVNMLTVLLTDEPLYGLDPKPDMTIRSLKELLDILDCHKT; this is translated from the coding sequence ATGAGTATTAGGAATATTAAAGCAATATTCTTTGACTATGATGATACACTTGTATTAGTTAAGGATGCTAGGCGTGATGCATTAAATAATATTGCACGTATATTGTCAGAGAAGTACTCACTTAACTTAGATACTGTGATTAATACGTTGTTACGTATAGAACAGAAGATGGAAATAAGCGGTATTTTTAATAGAGATCTTTGGTGGAGAGAGGCTCTTACACAATTTAATATAACTCACGTACCCACCTATGAACTTGAAAAATTAACAGAAATTTACTGGAATACCTGGGCCCATAAGACGCTTCCGCAGCAGTACGCCTTAGAAACGTTGTACGAACTCAAGAGGTGCGGCTATATATTGGGTTTGATAGCAAATACTGATGGAAAACCTGGTCTTAAAATAAAACGTTTAGAGAAGGGACCTATACCTCTTTCATTATTCAACCTAATAATAATAGCTGGTGATGATACTAAGGAAATAAAGCCTAGCCCTGAACCATTCATCGTAGCTCTGAATAGACTAAATTTAAGAGGTGATGAGTGCATGTACGTAGGCGATAAAGCATACTCCGATGTGCCTGGAGCTAAAGCTGTAAATATGCTAACAGTATTGTTAACGGATGAGCCGCTATATGGATTAGATCCAAAACCCGACATGACCATAAGGTCACTTAAGGAGTTGCTTGATATATTGGATTGTCATAAAACTTAA
- the iolC gene encoding 5-dehydro-2-deoxygluconokinase, with product MKRYDVAIIGRAGIDLYSDDLGAPLDQARHFMKYVGGTAANTAIGCAKYGMKVALITKVSKDPLGKFIKDYLAKNGVDASYIKEDPDAFVGVVFAAIFPGKDPDFIFYRPPGYTADTRISKKDIPVNVIRDSKVLEVTGTGLTETPSYEANLYAVEVAKESNTEVLFNLDWRESLWKYVAKQERLRRYESVLEKADIVVGGIPEWLAATGTSNIDDAINYVKKINNNVKIMIITRGNEGVTAFWNGERIDVEAFKVNILKTLGAGDAFLAAFLYGYLYLIPNGWSVRDILRFANAAAAIVVTRHSCSEAMPTFDEVTIFIKNNINK from the coding sequence ATGAAGCGTTATGATGTGGCGATAATAGGCAGAGCAGGTATAGATTTGTATTCAGATGATTTAGGTGCGCCATTGGATCAAGCAAGACATTTTATGAAGTATGTGGGTGGAACGGCAGCTAATACAGCTATTGGGTGTGCTAAATATGGAATGAAGGTCGCGTTAATAACTAAGGTCAGTAAGGATCCCCTGGGTAAGTTTATAAAGGATTACCTGGCTAAAAATGGTGTTGATGCGTCATACATAAAGGAAGATCCAGACGCATTTGTAGGTGTTGTTTTCGCCGCAATATTTCCAGGTAAGGATCCAGATTTTATCTTTTATAGGCCACCGGGTTATACGGCAGATACTAGGATAAGTAAGAAGGATATACCGGTAAATGTTATTAGGGATAGTAAGGTACTTGAGGTTACGGGTACGGGATTGACTGAAACACCTTCGTATGAGGCAAACCTATATGCTGTGGAGGTGGCTAAGGAAAGTAATACTGAGGTATTATTTAACTTAGATTGGAGGGAAAGCCTTTGGAAATATGTGGCAAAGCAAGAGAGATTGAGAAGGTATGAATCCGTATTAGAGAAGGCAGATATTGTAGTTGGTGGGATTCCTGAATGGTTAGCTGCGACTGGCACTTCCAATATAGATGATGCTATTAACTACGTAAAGAAGATTAACAATAACGTGAAGATAATGATAATAACGAGAGGTAATGAGGGGGTCACAGCATTTTGGAATGGAGAGAGGATAGATGTGGAAGCCTTTAAAGTAAATATATTAAAGACATTAGGTGCTGGCGATGCTTTTCTCGCGGCGTTCCTTTACGGGTATTTATATTTAATACCTAATGGATGGAGTGTAAGAGATATATTACGATTTGCTAATGCAGCAGCAGCGATAGTGGTTACGAGGCATTCGTGCTCAGAGGCTATGCCTACATTTGATGAGGTTACGATATTCATTAAAAATAATATAAATAAATAA
- a CDS encoding thiamine pyrophosphate-binding protein, with translation MPEYTGAEFIARFLKENKIKYVFGIVGHGNATIVDAIRDMEPDVTFIPVKHEQWGGHMADGYFRANRKTPAVVTTSVGPGATNLATALATAFVDSSTFIAITGQIQTYLFGMGIFQEIERHHWVDYVNLMRHITKRSWLITNIRQLPRVLANAYKKAISGRPGPVLIDMPMDMQVTKLSGDIPIMENYMPMGRLYPDPDLIKKAAELLLNAERPLILIGGGATMSNATDELIKVAEFLDAPVVTSFRGEAKGAFPEDHELYAFSIGNIGSLVGNELAKNADVILAVGVTFSDETASSYRPGVTLNIPPTKLIHIDIDPHEIGKNYPVEVGIVADAKAALGELYKVLVQLGKKKENTAWHQRMKELKAKFLQEIEDLRAKAPMGIPNIVKLTREVLPRDAIITLSAGLPQEIFSQLWITYYPLTFISSGGFSTMGFALPAAIGAKLARPDKIVTAIEGDGSFLMNNVELSTAVQFNIPIIVIVLNNFGWISIRDLQIRRYAERIYATEFRKGKERYVIDFEKIVKAYGAEYLRAEDPTAYQDALRKAIKSEGVTVIEAIVETRFPYSGSIAYGYWDIPSPYVHD, from the coding sequence ATGCCTGAATACACAGGCGCTGAATTCATAGCAAGGTTCCTGAAGGAAAATAAGATTAAGTATGTATTTGGTATTGTTGGCCATGGTAATGCTACCATAGTTGATGCAATAAGGGATATGGAGCCTGATGTTACGTTTATACCCGTTAAGCATGAACAGTGGGGCGGGCATATGGCTGATGGTTATTTCCGCGCCAACAGAAAAACGCCAGCTGTGGTTACGACCTCCGTTGGCCCTGGCGCAACTAATTTAGCTACTGCATTGGCCACGGCTTTTGTCGACTCATCAACCTTTATAGCAATTACCGGTCAAATACAGACTTATTTATTTGGTATGGGTATTTTTCAAGAAATAGAAAGGCATCATTGGGTTGATTACGTTAATTTAATGAGACACATAACTAAAAGATCCTGGTTGATAACAAACATTAGGCAATTACCCAGGGTCCTTGCAAATGCGTATAAAAAGGCTATTAGTGGAAGACCAGGGCCTGTCCTTATAGATATGCCGATGGATATGCAAGTAACAAAGTTGAGTGGTGATATACCAATAATGGAGAATTACATGCCCATGGGCAGGTTATACCCAGACCCGGACCTTATTAAGAAGGCTGCTGAATTACTGCTTAATGCTGAACGTCCATTAATTCTAATTGGTGGTGGTGCTACCATGTCAAACGCTACTGACGAGTTAATCAAGGTCGCAGAATTTCTAGACGCGCCTGTGGTCACATCATTCCGAGGGGAAGCTAAGGGTGCTTTCCCTGAGGATCATGAGTTATATGCCTTCTCCATTGGAAATATTGGTAGCCTTGTTGGTAATGAGCTAGCCAAGAACGCTGACGTGATATTGGCAGTGGGTGTTACATTTAGTGATGAAACCGCAAGTTCCTATAGGCCCGGCGTGACCCTGAACATACCACCAACAAAATTAATACATATAGATATAGATCCTCATGAAATAGGTAAGAACTATCCTGTCGAGGTGGGTATCGTAGCTGATGCAAAGGCCGCATTGGGCGAGTTATATAAGGTGCTTGTTCAATTAGGTAAGAAGAAGGAAAATACTGCATGGCATCAAAGAATGAAGGAACTAAAGGCAAAATTCCTTCAGGAGATAGAGGATTTAAGGGCTAAGGCGCCCATGGGCATACCAAATATCGTAAAGCTAACCCGTGAGGTACTTCCTAGAGATGCCATAATAACGCTCAGTGCCGGTTTACCGCAGGAAATATTCTCCCAATTATGGATTACGTATTATCCATTGACATTTATTAGCTCAGGCGGCTTCTCTACAATGGGTTTTGCATTACCCGCAGCAATTGGAGCTAAATTAGCGAGGCCGGACAAGATAGTGACCGCCATTGAGGGTGATGGTTCATTCCTAATGAATAACGTGGAGTTATCAACAGCCGTTCAGTTTAATATACCGATAATAGTCATAGTCCTAAATAATTTCGGTTGGATATCAATAAGAGATCTTCAAATTAGGCGTTATGCGGAAAGGATATATGCCACTGAATTTAGGAAGGGTAAAGAGCGTTATGTAATTGATTTTGAGAAGATCGTAAAGGCATATGGAGCAGAATACCTAAGGGCAGAGGATCCAACTGCGTATCAAGACGCATTAAGAAAGGCAATTAAGAGTGAGGGTGTTACTGTAATTGAGGCAATTGTGGAAACGAGATTTCCATACAGCGGTTCAATAGCCTACGGCTACTGGGATATTCCATCACCCTATGTTCATGACTAA
- a CDS encoding Gfo/Idh/MocA family oxidoreductase — protein sequence MNSVLNLGIIGVGGIGKVHARNVATKIPNAKLVAIADINIDVARKVAQEIGLKDIKIYSNYQELIQNSNIDGVIIATPTFTKKDIVIAAADAGKHVFVEKPLALNLRDVDEMIKHVERQRIKVVVGYQRRYDRAFIKAKEAVSQGKVGNILTIKSWTRDPPPMPQGWAADPRLSGGRLIDSLTHDFDIIRYLTGTEVVSVYAEGSVMVYEEYKKLGDYDHLFVILKMSNGILGLAEYSGYTPYGYDTGVEIHGSKGKVIISMGTNSSYMAISDNAYIYDIPTHWTERYEDAYVSELMDFVDSVINDREPKCTIYDGRAALEIALAAWESIRKGVPVKIPLG from the coding sequence ATGAATAGTGTACTTAATTTAGGAATAATCGGTGTTGGTGGTATCGGTAAAGTACACGCACGTAACGTTGCAACCAAAATACCGAACGCAAAATTAGTAGCTATTGCAGACATAAACATCGATGTTGCACGTAAGGTGGCGCAGGAGATTGGGCTTAAAGACATAAAGATATATAGTAATTATCAAGAATTAATACAGAATAGCAATATTGATGGCGTAATAATAGCTACGCCAACCTTTACTAAGAAGGATATCGTAATAGCCGCAGCTGATGCTGGTAAGCATGTTTTCGTTGAAAAGCCATTAGCCTTGAATCTTAGGGACGTTGATGAGATGATAAAGCACGTAGAAAGACAGAGAATAAAGGTGGTCGTTGGTTACCAAAGGAGGTATGATAGAGCATTCATTAAGGCAAAGGAGGCAGTATCCCAGGGAAAAGTTGGCAATATATTAACAATAAAATCGTGGACCAGGGATCCGCCGCCAATGCCCCAGGGATGGGCTGCAGACCCTAGGTTAAGCGGTGGTCGATTAATTGATAGTTTAACGCATGATTTCGACATAATTAGATACTTAACTGGCACCGAGGTAGTAAGTGTATATGCCGAGGGTTCGGTAATGGTTTATGAAGAGTATAAGAAATTGGGTGATTATGATCATCTCTTTGTAATCTTAAAAATGAGTAATGGCATCTTAGGCTTAGCGGAGTATTCAGGATATACTCCGTATGGATACGACACTGGAGTAGAGATACATGGTAGCAAAGGTAAGGTTATTATTAGTATGGGCACTAATTCGTCCTATATGGCTATTTCTGATAATGCATATATTTATGATATTCCTACCCACTGGACAGAGAGATATGAGGATGCCTATGTAAGCGAATTAATGGACTTTGTGGACTCGGTAATTAACGATAGGGAACCAAAATGCACAATTTATGATGGGCGTGCAGCGCTTGAAATTGCCTTGGCTGCGTGGGAGTCAATACGTAAGGGTGTGCCTGTAAAAATACCATTGGGGTGA